A genomic segment from Pediococcus claussenii ATCC BAA-344 encodes:
- a CDS encoding replication protein: MAKDKSRYFTFLLYPESIPEDWKSKLELIGVPIAISPFHDMDEKTDKSKWTPDDVIRNGKHYKKPHYHVVYVAKNPVTADSVRYKIKQLLGDRSIAKVQIVIRSMASMYSYLTHESKDAIEKKKHKYNKKDITLINNFDIDRYISLDVEDKDDMLNDVCDLIDDHNLANMRELRRFLKAHGSEYGMPSIKVVNSVLRAHTGLIRLYFDAVYQERKYGRGDIDKETGEIQD; the protein is encoded by the coding sequence ATGGCAAAAGACAAATCAAGATACTTCACCTTTTTGTTATATCCCGAATCTATTCCAGAAGATTGGAAATCGAAATTAGAATTAATTGGTGTTCCAATTGCTATTAGTCCATTTCATGATATGGATGAAAAAACTGATAAATCAAAATGGACACCTGATGATGTCATACGAAATGGCAAGCACTATAAAAAGCCGCATTATCATGTTGTCTATGTGGCTAAAAACCCAGTTACTGCTGATAGTGTTCGGTACAAGATTAAACAGCTTCTAGGTGATCGGAGTATCGCTAAAGTGCAAATAGTCATCAGAAGTATGGCAAGCATGTATTCATACCTTACACATGAGTCTAAAGATGCTATTGAGAAGAAAAAACATAAATATAATAAAAAAGATATTACGCTGATAAATAATTTTGATATTGATAGATATATATCGCTTGATGTGGAAGACAAAGACGACATGCTGAATGATGTTTGTGATTTGATTGATGACCATAATTTGGCAAATATGCGTGAATTGAGACGCTTTTTAAAAGCTCATGGTTCAGAATATGGCATGCCTAGTATCAAGGTCGTTAATTCGGTTTTACGTGCTCATACTGGACTGATAAGACTATATTTCGATGCTGTTTATCAGGAACGCAAGTATGGCAGAGGAGACATAGACAAAGAAACTGGCGAGATACAAGATTGA